A single window of Mycobacterium sp. ITM-2016-00318 DNA harbors:
- a CDS encoding UDP-N-acetylmuramate dehydrogenase: MVSSRVRGVPVAVEVPLAPLTTLRIGPVARRMFTCETTDQIIAVIQALNGESDARSRPLVLAGGSNVVLGDDIPDLTVVRIANTGIHVDGDIVRAEAGAVWDDVVVAALEKGLGGLECLSGIPGSAGATPVQNVGAYGAEVSDTIRRVRLLDRATGEDRWVGNAELGFGYRTSILKHSEATIALEVEFALDASGRSAPLRYGELAATLGADPGTRADPAAVREAVLTLRRRKGMVLDEADHDTWSVGSFFTNPVVTVADLDRITARSTAPVPNYPAPGGVKLAAGWLVENAGFAKGYPGPDAQARLSTKHALALTNRGAATSADVTDLARRVRDGVKSEFGIELTPEPSLIGAAL; this comes from the coding sequence GTGGTCAGTTCGCGCGTACGGGGTGTACCCGTCGCCGTTGAGGTGCCGCTGGCACCGCTCACCACGCTGCGCATCGGCCCCGTCGCACGCCGGATGTTCACCTGCGAGACCACCGATCAAATCATCGCCGTCATCCAGGCGCTGAACGGCGAATCCGATGCGCGAAGCCGTCCGCTGGTGTTGGCGGGCGGCTCCAACGTCGTGCTGGGCGACGACATACCCGACCTCACCGTGGTGCGGATCGCCAACACCGGCATCCACGTCGACGGTGACATCGTGCGCGCCGAGGCGGGCGCGGTGTGGGACGACGTCGTCGTCGCCGCACTCGAAAAGGGCCTCGGTGGCCTGGAGTGTCTATCGGGCATCCCGGGCTCGGCGGGCGCGACACCCGTGCAGAACGTCGGCGCGTACGGCGCCGAGGTGTCCGACACCATCCGGCGGGTCCGGCTGCTCGACCGCGCTACCGGCGAAGACCGCTGGGTCGGCAACGCAGAACTCGGATTCGGTTATCGGACAAGCATTTTGAAGCACTCCGAGGCGACCATCGCGCTCGAGGTCGAGTTCGCCCTCGACGCGTCGGGCCGCAGCGCGCCGTTGCGCTACGGCGAACTGGCGGCGACGCTGGGCGCCGATCCGGGCACCCGCGCCGATCCCGCCGCGGTGCGAGAAGCGGTGCTGACGCTGCGTAGGCGCAAGGGCATGGTGCTCGACGAGGCCGACCACGACACCTGGAGCGTCGGGTCGTTCTTCACCAACCCGGTCGTCACCGTGGCGGACCTGGACCGGATCACGGCGCGGTCGACGGCACCGGTGCCCAACTATCCCGCGCCGGGCGGCGTGAAGCTGGCCGCGGGCTGGCTGGTCGAGAACGCCGGCTTCGCGAAGGGTTATCCCGGCCCCGATGCGCAGGCCCGGCTTTCCACCAAGCACGCACTGGCCCTGACCAACCGTGGCGCAGCCACCTCCGCTGACGTGACCGACCTGGCCAGAAGGGTGCGCGACGGGGTGAAGTCGGAATTCGGGATCGAACTCACACCTGAGCCGAGCCTGATCGGCGCTGCACTCTAG
- a CDS encoding Ig-like domain-containing protein, with translation MSAAPDKQPPLPLVNRRRALTALAVGVVAPGVLAACSGKEKASSQAAEAPAAPSLTYSPENAASDVNPTTPVRVEVRDGWFQRVTLTNTDGKAVAGAVNRERTVFTVTEPLGYGMEYTWAGSVVGRDGKAVPVEGKFTTVNPSTQVNGQFQLADGQVVGVAAPVIIQFDAAIADENRATVEKALKVTTQPPVEGSWAWLPDEVGGSRAHYRTKEYYPAGATVNVDAKLYGLEFGDGAYGAEDISLNFAIGRRQVVKAAAPSHRIQVETDEGIIMDFPCSYGEGDQPRNITRSGVHVVTEKYEDFYMTNPAAGYSNVHERFAVRISNNGEFIHCNPNSLGAQGNTNVTNGCINLNLENAQQYFSTAVYGDPVEVTGTSIELSYADGDIWDWAVSWEDWTAMSALSSQDPPSGIPSSAPATPTGAPQPVDDRPPGG, from the coding sequence GTGAGTGCAGCTCCCGACAAGCAACCCCCGCTGCCGCTGGTGAACAGGCGGCGGGCCTTGACCGCGCTCGCGGTCGGGGTGGTCGCTCCCGGTGTGCTGGCCGCCTGCTCAGGCAAGGAGAAGGCGTCGTCGCAGGCTGCCGAGGCGCCGGCCGCGCCGTCGCTGACCTACAGCCCGGAGAACGCCGCCTCCGACGTCAACCCGACCACGCCCGTTCGCGTCGAGGTGCGCGACGGCTGGTTTCAGCGGGTCACGCTGACCAACACCGACGGCAAGGCCGTCGCCGGCGCCGTCAACCGCGAACGCACCGTCTTCACCGTGACCGAGCCGCTGGGCTACGGCATGGAGTACACCTGGGCGGGCTCGGTGGTCGGCCGCGACGGCAAGGCCGTCCCGGTGGAGGGCAAGTTCACCACCGTGAACCCGTCGACTCAGGTGAACGGCCAGTTCCAGCTGGCCGATGGGCAGGTCGTCGGCGTCGCCGCCCCGGTGATCATCCAGTTCGACGCGGCGATCGCCGACGAAAACCGGGCCACGGTGGAGAAGGCGCTCAAGGTCACCACCCAGCCGCCTGTCGAGGGCAGCTGGGCCTGGCTGCCCGACGAGGTCGGCGGCTCGCGGGCGCACTACCGCACCAAGGAGTACTACCCGGCCGGCGCGACGGTGAATGTCGACGCGAAGCTCTACGGGCTGGAGTTCGGCGACGGCGCCTACGGCGCGGAGGACATCTCCCTGAACTTCGCCATCGGTCGGCGCCAGGTCGTGAAGGCTGCGGCCCCGTCACACCGCATCCAGGTGGAGACCGACGAGGGCATCATCATGGACTTCCCGTGCAGCTACGGGGAGGGCGACCAGCCGCGCAACATCACCCGTAGCGGAGTGCACGTCGTCACCGAGAAGTACGAAGACTTCTACATGACGAACCCGGCCGCCGGCTACAGCAATGTCCACGAGCGGTTCGCGGTGCGCATCTCCAACAACGGCGAATTCATCCACTGCAACCCCAACAGCCTTGGCGCGCAAGGTAACACGAATGTCACCAACGGCTGTATCAACCTCAACCTCGAGAACGCCCAGCAGTACTTCAGCACGGCGGTCTACGGTGACCCCGTCGAGGTGACGGGCACCTCGATCGAGCTGTCCTACGCCGACGGCGATATCTGGGACTGGGCCGTCTCATGGGAGGACTGGACTGCGATGTCGGCATTGTCGTCGCAGGATCCGCCGTCCGGCATCCCGAGCTCCGCGCCCGCCACGCCGACGGGTGCACCGCAACCGGTCGACGACCGGCCGCCAGGCGGCTAG
- a CDS encoding SDR family oxidoreductase: protein MTKPDADRVAVVTGASAGIGEATAKTLAAQGFHVVCVARREAPIKQLAAELGGSAVVADVSDEAAVAALAAGLDRVDVLVNNAGGARGLETVAGADVDHWRWMWESNVLGTLHVTRALLPKLVESGDGLVVTVTSIAALEIYDGGSGYAAAKHAQGVLHRTLRSELIGKPVRLTEVAPGMVKTDFSLRRFDGDQDRADAVYKGVNPLVAEDIAEVIGFVASRPSHVDLDLIVVRPRDQVTGASGSRFNRRE from the coding sequence ATGACGAAACCCGATGCGGACCGAGTAGCGGTGGTCACCGGCGCCAGCGCAGGCATAGGCGAAGCAACCGCCAAAACCCTTGCCGCTCAGGGTTTTCACGTCGTGTGCGTGGCGCGTCGCGAGGCCCCGATCAAGCAGCTCGCCGCGGAGTTGGGCGGCAGCGCGGTCGTCGCCGACGTGTCCGACGAGGCGGCCGTGGCCGCACTTGCCGCCGGGTTGGACCGCGTCGACGTCCTGGTGAACAACGCGGGCGGCGCCCGTGGCCTGGAGACGGTGGCCGGGGCCGACGTCGACCACTGGCGGTGGATGTGGGAATCCAATGTGCTGGGCACGCTGCACGTGACGCGGGCGCTGCTGCCGAAGCTCGTCGAGTCGGGCGACGGGCTGGTCGTCACTGTGACATCCATTGCGGCCCTCGAGATCTATGACGGCGGATCGGGTTACGCCGCAGCCAAACATGCGCAGGGCGTGCTGCACCGCACGCTGCGCAGTGAGCTGATCGGGAAACCGGTGCGGCTCACCGAGGTGGCGCCGGGCATGGTCAAGACGGACTTCTCGCTGCGCCGTTTCGACGGCGACCAGGACCGCGCTGACGCCGTATACAAGGGTGTCAACCCGTTGGTGGCCGAGGACATCGCCGAGGTGATCGGGTTCGTCGCCAGCAGGCCGTCGCACGTCGACCTCGACCTGATCGTCGTGCGGCCCCGCGACCAGGTCACCGGGGCGAGCGGGTCACGCTTCAACCGCCGCGAGTGA
- a CDS encoding LysM peptidoglycan-binding domain-containing protein has protein sequence MKNHTVQPGETLFGIATHEYGDGDLYPVIARMNNLANPDLILVGQELLVPFVTRRHLFTTTDSTAARAQITQHYYGTQDTKMQLIWEVASGVAQRPIEPGAWLLIPDLSDVGHHTVVDGESFAGLAARWYGDDHLAVVIAFANEMDPATEPAPGTVLIRPGMNFSMRIAGDTLESACRFVYGDSDLIPTWMGVVAAANNLSRPHKLFSTQTVHFPR, from the coding sequence ATGAAGAACCACACCGTCCAGCCGGGCGAAACCCTGTTCGGCATCGCCACGCACGAGTACGGCGACGGCGACCTGTATCCGGTGATCGCCCGCATGAACAACCTGGCCAATCCCGACCTGATCCTGGTCGGGCAGGAGTTGCTTGTCCCGTTCGTCACGCGCCGTCACCTGTTCACCACCACCGACAGCACTGCCGCACGGGCGCAGATCACCCAGCATTACTACGGCACCCAGGACACCAAGATGCAGCTGATCTGGGAGGTCGCCAGCGGGGTCGCTCAGCGGCCGATCGAACCGGGCGCATGGCTGCTCATCCCGGATCTGAGCGACGTCGGCCACCACACCGTCGTCGACGGCGAGAGCTTCGCGGGCCTTGCGGCCCGCTGGTACGGCGACGACCACCTGGCCGTCGTGATCGCCTTCGCGAACGAGATGGACCCGGCCACCGAACCCGCCCCTGGCACGGTGTTGATCAGGCCGGGGATGAACTTCTCGATGAGAATCGCCGGTGACACGCTGGAGTCGGCATGCCGCTTCGTCTACGGCGACTCGGACCTGATTCCCACGTGGATGGGTGTCGTCGCAGCGGCGAACAACCTCAGCAGGCCGCACAAGCTGTTCTCCACGCAGACGGTGCATTTCCCGCGTTAG